CTGCCAAGAGAGATGCTTTGCCTTTGCAATGACATGGAATCCACAAGTAGGTTTTACTCACATCTGATTTTCAAAGGTGTTATTCCAGCTGATCACTAACAGAGCAAAGCACTGCTCTGTGTTGTGAAGCCATTTCTAATCAGCTAACTCACATTATGCATTTGTGTTGTGTAATTGATACCCACCACATACCGACAGCTGGAGGTTTGGAACTTTCTTTGGTTTCATCTCTCAGGATTTTTATGTCTTTCACATCTACCACACTTGTTAAGAGCTTAGGGCATAAACCACCTGGGAGagactggaagaaagaaaattcaaagtaGAGCTCTTCTCTCACCAAAACCAAGAAGAAGTTAGGAATATGGTTTCAAAAACAGTTCAAACAAACTCTATGTCTAAGTGAATACGATTCAAAgcccactgaagtcaaggtgGGCTTTTCATTAGACCTAAGCATTTTGGTGCCAGTTTTGATTCTGCATGAGATCTCTGTCATCtggctggttttattttcaactgTGCCCACAACTGTGGTACAAAGTACCTATCCCAAATGCCTAACAACCAGAGCACATTAAGTTAAGGGGTCAGTATCAGGGTGACCCCTTGTGCTgtgctatgatttttttttatggacAGCTAGCTTTGTTTCTGATGGGTATTTTGCTTGCTGCCAGGAGGAGTGTACGAACCACTTAGGCTGAGCTATGAATTACAgctccaaaatgaaacaaagatcCTGCACAATAGCCGTACCTGATGTAATCTTTCCTTTGCCTGCGTGCTGCTAGCAAGTCAAGGTAAAATAATGTTGAATGTCTAAGTCCAATCAGCAACTGATAAGGCCTCTTTTAGTGACCTGGATCCACTACAACTAGTGATGATACCAACACAGTAGTCATCTATGTTGCTTGTGATGTCTGTAATGTGTTAAAGAAAACATGCATTCGTGACCTGGCTGTGTCACATCAATGGCtgttattctgttttccttttcttcagagGTGACCTTTAATAAAGCAGCAGAGGCTTTGTTTTTAAGAGGTTCTGTTCCAAGAAAATAAGGATTGGGAAGGATGGAGGTGCAGATAGAATCTGTAGGGGGAGACAGTAGCAAATGGAGACTTAGTAAAATTTGAGGAATCTAAGCAAAATTTGTGGGAAGGTTCACAGAAAccactgctgcttttgaaaagtcTGCTCAAAACCACGGCTTTGAAACAGATAGGTGTCAGGGATCAGACCTCAGTaaggatggaaaaataaagctttttccTCCCCACTAGCTTAAATGTGAAACATTCACTTTCTCCAATACTTCTGTTGCCCTAAGGTGAGAATTTCTGTAACTAATATATAGCAGAGTGGGCAGTATAGCTGTTTATATTGGTGTGTGAGCTTTTCTCTAAGAATGATTAAGGAGAGTAGACAATCCACTCTCAGCTGGAATTCTCCACTCCCCTCCCACATAGTGCATGCTGATTAGTTCCAAGTACATATCAAATAGGGTCTGCATGTAcggaagtttatttttttaagaaactttttttttcttttaaaaaagagagtCATTCTTTGTCCATCTGGAGGCACGGGATGCCCAGTGTGAGTAGCACGACATCAGTTTGTATACTCTGCTCAGTGGCAAGTTCCCTGGGCTTTGTGTCTGCAAAGGCATCAACAGATCACAGCAGTTTCGGATTGTCATTTATCCGAAGGCTGGAATACATTCCCACATGTCGGACCAGATTGGGTTCTACAACATAGGCGTTCTCCCCCTTTGTACGCAGCAGTGAGTAGAGGGCGATATCCTTAGCAAAACCCTGTCGGCAGTGCATCCCCTTCAGATAACCTAAGGCACGGCGGGcagaaggagcagagaagagcatGGCAGGCGTGCAGCACTCGGTGACTGGCACGATATTATACAGCGTGGGGGCCAGCCGGCGCAGCTCCAGCATGTAATGCCGTCCCACCAGCTCCGACAAAGCCATGCTGTACAAAGCAAAGAACAAGACAATGGGCCAGCTGAGGCTGGGGCGCCCAGTTGCCCAGGAGTACACACAGTTCAGCACAGGCCCCAGGAACATGCCCAGACCGAGCCACTCAAGGATTCTCATGGGTTCGGGGTTGAAGTAGCGCTGAAGCCGCTCCGGATGGTAAAGCTTGAAGTAGAGCGCGTCTCTGAGGTATGATTTTGAAAATCGGGCCAACAAGAGGTGCTGCAAGACAGCAAATATGTCCTCCTCTGGCACAGCGTCGTCTTCCACTATGAGGACATATTCTGGGCTGTACACCAACAGCGACTGCTCAAGGCAGAAGATGTAGTCCTGCTTCTCCTTCTCAAACTGGTTCACTCTGGGGTCAGGGGTCTCCCCAGTTTTGTCACGAGTGACCATAGGAAAGAAGCTGCGTAGCAGCTTAACATCTTGATGGCTACTGGGGTCTGACTCCACATTACAGaggaggatgcggtggctctggcAACGTGCACCACATTTCTGGAGGAGGCGGTGGAAGTGGGAGGCCACTTGCAAGACATAGTGGAAATCATTCCGCCTCTGCACAGTGATGATGGTGACCAGCAGCAAGGGTTGGAAGGCGTCACTGCCAGAGGCCTCAGAGGCATTTGGTACCTGCAGCTTCTCAAAGTAATGGAGGGCAGCCTGGCCCTCCTGCTGGTTCTGCTCCAGGAACTCCTGGCTCATGGGGTTCAGGTGCCAGCGCCGCAAATAGAAGTACGAGTGGAGGAGCCGGTGGCATATCAAAGGTGCGAGCACACCAAATGTCACCACAGTCAGCGTGAGCAGATGGATAAAAGGGCTGGACCAACGGCACCACCTCCCATATTGCTGCCAGGCTCGGTGCAACATGGCTGCTGCAGAAGGAGGGCACCCCTGCTCTATTCATGTCCTCATTTCTTCACTTCCGATGCATCCTCCCTGATCACAAGGTTTCACTGGGACAGCACATGCCAAACCTGCACAATTTGACCAGcccagagaggaagaaaaagatggtTAATGAAATAGGAACTGTTGAGTGGAAAGACCATTATATGAGAAAATTGAAAGCTGAGGGCTAGTCACTGAGTTAGACATTAAGGCAAATGAAGAGTCCCTTGTGGTGGGaaagtccaacccctctgccatcagcagggacatcttcacccagcccaggttgctcagagccccatccagcctggcctgggatgtctccagggatggttcatccaccacctctctgggcaacctgggccagggtttcaccaccctcattgtaaaaaatttcttcctcatggctgacctgaatctcccctcctttagtttaaaaccatcaccccttacCATATTGTAACAGGCCAAATTGTATGATCACAGAATTGTTGTGCAGGTTGAGAAGAGATAAGCCACACTTAGTGCCCAGCAAAGTGCCTCTAAGGCCTTTTCAGCATATAGAAGCTCTGATTTACTTAGCTAGATAGGACTTTGTTCTGCTTGTTACTGTGCTTGAAACGTGTAACAGGCAAGGTAGAAGCAGGATGCATGGAATACCTTTCTGTTAAAAGCAGAGAACTTAGATACCACTTTCTCGTTACAGGGACATAGTAAGACTTGGGTCATGGACAAGAACCAAAGCTGGATCGCTTACCTCTTAGCCTAGCACATACCTGAGAGACAAACTTTCAGCTCTGTGGAATGACACTTGGTTCCCTTCTGTTGCTCACACACTTCCAAACATGTGCTTTTTCACTTCCCAGAGTGTGAAGCAACATAAGAAAGATACCAATTTGCCTCACTAAAGGCATGTGTATGCTAGGTGTAATGTGTGTCTGTCTCAGATGTCTCCTTCTGTCTAGGTCCTCTGAAATACAGTCACAGCAAGATCAACAGGTTGCAATGGAGCCATCGACTcatatttattcttatttagaagtcagtaatttaaaattacatgcctttaatttaaaattaaaaaaaaaatatatacatactaAGCAAACATCCACcttcaaataaattatattttgccatatttggcttttctgttctgcttctctGGGCTGCCATGAACACCTAACAGCCTGGCTGTCAGAAGCTTACACAAAATCAGGGCAATTAGGCTGTTCAGATTAATTCCCGTGTGCCAGTAATTTCCCATTTTAATCCACTGTTTGACTCTCCCTTTTACTTTCCATTCCCTCTCTTTATGAACTGAGTTATTCATGTCCCCCACCACTGACTGACTGTGCCTCATTCCATGgagtttctcctttttttaacctttctgtctttgaaatgtcatcctttttctcctctgcactGTCATCTGAAGCAGCCTAAGAAATGATGTGTACATGGAAAGTAGTCACAGCCGTGGCTTTTCTTGTCTGTCTCAGAAGAATGGACCATGTAGAAGAAATGACTCAGAGGACACTGAGCAGGGCCTAATTCTGGGATTACTTCTATACTGCCTTCATCACCGTAGTCACAGatttgctggttttgccatcAAGAGAACCACTTCATATTATCATATGGGAATCTGACAATCTTATAGCAAAGGCCTTTTACTAAGATTAATGGAAAATACACAAAAGATATTCCAAATATTTAGAAGAGGCAAGGCACTTGAGGCTGTAAGATCTCAAGGCATCCTTGGATATACTGTGGCATCAGGGATGTGCTGTCTTATTAACAAAAGCACAAGACTTTGAATATTTACTGTAATTAAATAGAGACAATGAATTTATATGCTGATCCATGAGAATCTGTAGTGTCttctcagacttttttttttcgttcTGATTACACAATCCTGTTCCACAGACATTGTGTTGCGTCAGTGGACCTTGTGAAGGCCTGAAAGGTGacagctgcatttcagctgCCAGATGCAGGCCATGATGGGTCAGGACGAAGACCTGAAATCCATCAGATGCAAAGACCTAGCATTTCAATGCAAGTTTATTCACCCAAAATCCAgggctttccttttttcttattttctgttaacCAGTCACAAATATTAAGGGAACACACAAATAGAGAAATGTATTCTACAGCTCACAGTGACATACCTTTGGGCCTCCTCTTGATGCAAACAGCACTGTGGGCACTGTCACTGAGTCAGCCTCCAAACTTGAAAGTGAGGACCACAGTGgaaaggagatgaaaaaaaagCTAGAAGGTAGTTTAGTTCTCAGGGAGTAAAAAAACTTACTTGCTATCTCCCAGctttgctggaaatctgagatGCAAAAACTATGAGCCTGCAGCGAGTTCTGTAGCTGTTGTGCTACATGCTGAAGGATTAATAATCCCCCCACCAAGCAAGAGACCTCCTCCCTCATAGTATCTTCTGCTGCAAAGGGAGAAATGGCCGTCACGTCTTCCCTGCAGCTGTGGGGGCTGCAGCCTCATGAGATGAATCGAACGCACACTTGCCTGAGGTGTTGCACTTCTGCAGCCCTTGTTGTTCAAGGGTCGGTCTGTCCTGTTCTCCACCAGCCCCGCCTGCTGGGAAAGTTGTGATGGGACTCCACCTCGTGGTAAGGGGGCCCAGGTAGGCACCAGCCTCTCAGGCTCCTGTCAGACAAGGCAGTAGGTATCTCTAAAACAGCACAATGGACTGGAAGCCAGCCACACAGGTCACAGTGTCTTGTTCACACGCGTTTCTGACTAACCGTGGCTTCACACAACTCAAGAGCTTAGAGCTCTTATTCTGGTTTTGCAACTCCGAGCACCTCAAGGAAAACAACCATGAAACAGGCACTAATGCTTCTCTCCAGATCTTCCTCTGCTGCCTGGGCTGTTGGCACTCATGCTGTGTATCAGTttatttgcaaaggaaaatattattttacctAGGTAGTGGACTAATGTGCCTAAATGTGGTCAGGACCATAGTAAAGCGAGTGAAATACTctatgccaaaaaaaaaaaacaaaacacaacaccaaaacaaacaaaagctgaaCAATCTATGAAAGGAGGGGAGACACTGACCTCCTCACTCCTCAGCTGTAACACTGGGAACCTGAGAGTTCCACATCTAGATAGAAATTCCTTGCTTCTACAGAGGTGAAGTATGACCTTATCTGCAGGACTTGAATCTGGAGTTTCTAGTCTGGCTGTTTTCTAGTCATTAGGATGGTTCTGTCTTCACAGAAGCTATTCTGTTTTCAGAAGCTGCTGGAAATGTcacttccactttttttttttccatttttaggggaaaaaaatcttatttgttCTTCTTTAAGTATTTAAGTGGCAtttctgacagaaaaattaagtttGAGGAGAAAGGCAAGAATCAGAATTGTAGGTTatagtgtttaaaaaaaccctctgtgaATCCCAAATAGTAACTGCTCTGCAACCATGTAAATACTTGCAGTGGAGGCCACTTTTATGTGTGTTCTGAGTAGAATGGAGCCATTGCTTAAATGCATTTAGAAGCTGTGGTGATATAAAGCTATATATTCAGTTTGTTTCTTAGATCCTCATGATGATTCCTTCCAGAAACACCTGTTTCGCCTAGTTCCaaatgctgaggggtctggagcatctttcttatgaggagagactgagagagctgggtctgttcagtctggagaagagaagctgagaggggatctcaccaatgcttataaatatttcaagggagggtgtcaagaggatggggcTAAACTCTTTTTAGTGGTGCTCAATAACAggcagactgaaacacaggatgtTCCATCTGATTATGAGGAGAAAcatctttactttgagggtccCAGAGCCCTGAAACAGGCAAcagaaaggttgtggagtctccttctctgaagacattcaaacccacctggacaccttcctgtgtgatctgctctggtgaacctgctttatcAGGTAGGTTGGACTGgaagatctccagaggtctcttccaaccccaaccattctgtggttctatgctTCTGTGAAATCTATGTTCCCATCTTCGTTAGTCCCCTAATTACTTGGTTGAATTATACTGTTCAGGAAAGTGACCTCTGCACACGCTGAGGAAGAGTAGAAAAATGAGTAATGTCTTCTTTGGGGTGCAGAACACTGTCTGATGTGCCAGTGctttaaaagagaaagctgATTTTCTGTCTGATCCAAACTCTTCCCCACAGAGGTATTACTGCGGGCAGGCATTCCTGGGACAAAGCTTCCTACGTGTTTCAAAGCTGCGAAACTTTGGGAGGCTCCTGTATAGCTAATGTAAGACAGGCCATCTGTTTTCTACTGCCTGGTCTGTGAGACAGGGCGGTAATTATTCCTTCATGATTACAGTGATGCCTTTCTGCCTAACTACAATTCTTTTCAGTGTCAATGGGAAAAGTCATTCCTTTCCTAACATATGAATAATATTTCCTAAcctattaataataaaaactgtTTGATGAAGTCATGTGGTCAGAAGCCACAGAGTCATCTCTGCGGGAAACAAAAGTAGGCTCTTGGAAAATGTCATGGAAAGGTCAGCTGTTACAGTCCCTGCCTCAgccataatcacagaatcacagaacagtttggtttggaagggaccttaaaagctcatccagtccaaccccctgcaatgagcagggacatcttcaccccgatcacgttgctcagagccccgtccagcccggccttgggatttattttcttagttGAGAATGTACAGCATGGGTGTAGGGattcagtttttcttccctcaAAAGACAAGAATTCACAAATTGGACCAgctattaaagaagaaaaatgtttgcagaacACAACTTTTTACCAGAACATAATACACAGCTGATTACAAAGAGGCCTGTAGGCTGTGTTTTCTCTCAGAAACTAAAGGAGCAAGAGGCAAAAACTGTCAAGGCATTTGACATTATCATAAATACCTAAGGTTAGTGGAAAGACATTAAAGGTAGAATTATTCTCCAAATTCAGTAATAGTGGTAGTAGTAACTGTGTTCATACGAGTTGTACTTTTGACTTGCGTGTTAATCCTACAGTAGCACGAAAGTTGAAACCTTTGTGCAAAAAACACTTCTTCAGACTATCATCGTATGGACAAGCTGCAATCTCAAGACCAAGCTCCTCTACTAATTAACCTTCTCTGGCAGAGAGAAGAGCTTTGTCTTGGCTGTGATATTGTTACTGCACTAGGAAATAGTCCTGCTTGAATCTGAAGAAACTGATGGAAGCTTCAGAAAGTCATAAAGAACCGTATAGATCTCCTTCTGTTTCATATATGCATGCTGACAGCTGACTGTTGTGTACAGACACCCTCAGCATCCAAAACCTGAGGTCCCTACCATGAGCTGATCCCTATTACTGAACCAGATGGCCAGCTTTCCTCATCTGCaattctgcttgttttctgaCAGCTTTTAGTAGGTCAGGTGCCAGATAATATTTCTGCAATGTGTTCAGGATCACATTGAAAACAGCAGTGTCCTGTAGAAACCAAGCATTCACAGATCTGACCACTACACTTAGATGCCAAACTGGTAATTCGGCTCCCTAGAAAATATAAACCATCTTGGCAAGAGCTGTGCTTCTAAAAACATTCAGCAGAATCTTAATGGTAAGAGCTCAGCAGttattctttgtttttactATCTGGTACCAAATATATCTCTTACCTCTTCTACTTCCAGCACTGCTTAAAGCAATTGTCATTATGTTGTTTCTAGACAATTAATGTCGAATAAGCCAGGCTGTTCCATTTAACTTTCATCTAAAATGCTCTCTGCGATGGCAAAGACCAGGGCTGCTGGAGTTCTCTTAGAACTTTTTGTGTCTTGGGGTCTACATACTAAACGCATAGCACTGCTATGGTCCAACAGGTCAGTGATAGCTTGAAGAGTAAGAGAAGCGGCCAGGGAGGTCAAGAATGTTTGGATTTGGTCCTTTGCAAGACTTACATGGTGTAAGAGGTAGAAATCAATGGCATAGCCATCTGTTTTGAGCTGCCGGTTCTCAGAGCCTGTCAGTGAACATATAAACCTTTTTTGTTTAAGGAGATGGAATTTAAGGCCTGTTAGAAAAGTGAAAATGCAAACAGATACACTGGGAGTCACCCTGTCCAGTTAGGAAACCCCACAAACTGCACAATTACATCTTCAATGTAAATTTACTGATAAGCTGGCCTGCTTTTCTCATTTAACTGCGGTTAACTTCTGGTTGTTCATAAATCCCTAGAAATCCATGGACCACAGTTTGAAAGCCGCTGAACTAAGAGTCAAGGTGGATGGATGTGGCAGATGGAAGATGCTTCCTCCATTTCACTTGAACTAAGAAGGTAAAACTATGccatcagtgaaaaaaaaaaaatgaactaaatatatatttacagttATATCCCcaacttctctttccttctcatgtATATTAATTTTCATCTGCCACAAAAATCTGAATGGAGCCCATTCTCAACACCTCCTCCTGTTCACCCGGCTGCCTCCCTGCTATGCAATGTCACAATGTTCCTCCATGGTGGTCTCAAGCACTAAGGTCAGTATTTAGATCAAATGAGAGCAGAAAGCAGACTGGAGAAGAGAGTTCTGCAAGATAATAGCTTAACACAGACAAGGAGTTTTGTGAGGAACTGTCTTTTAGACAATGACACCAAACCTTTATgtggttttaaaattaattatgcaGTCTGTATCtgtctgaatttttattttattttgtgtcagGTAAAAAAAGTATATGTTGTTAGAGAATTTGACAATGATCTGTATAAAAACTGCTGCACATTTTCACAGAGATCTGCCTGGAGCCCTCCAAAATCTTAACTGTGGCTTTTGGTTTCAGCTCCCTTCTGCTTTAGCATAAAATTTAAATCcctatttgttaaaaaaagaaaaattatattagACAAAGCTGCTGCTAAGAGTGGCACCAGCTATTACCTTTTGCTGCCTGCTCTTGGAATCTCGGAGCTAAATGTGCATTGACTCATCAGAGGTGCtacaaataatttgtattttaccTCCTTGTTTCAGTCTTTTGCTAAAATAAGACCAGGACCCCTGCATGCAAGACTCTATACACAAATACAGCTAGAGGCAATTTCTACCTTAGTGGATCTTCAGCTTAAGAATATAAAAGATAGGAGGGAATCTGGTTTTCCCAAATATATAACAAATCAGCCTGGTTTTGTTGTCATGAATAACTGGCATTTTATAGTCTAACCTTACTGGTAATCCACACAGGTGAATCGTCTAGAATACCTATTGAAAAAACAGCTACTAAAAGTGGTATGCTGAAGTAATAGCAACTCTTTGCAAATTAAAGCAATctgaacagaaaaggaagaggaattaTTGGTCTTGGAGAAGTCTGTCCAGAAGGAGCTAttccagagcagcaggaatgagGCATCCCAGTACCGCTATTGAGCAATAGCTCCTTCTGCCGTAGCTTTTCTATTACATTTCTGTATACAGTTGTGCCCTCATGGCTTGCTAGGAGAGCAGCCATTTCACAGCCTCTGAAAAGCCATGGTGCAGATTAAATCAGCTGCCCAAATATCTGTGATGTGGGTAGGTGTGACAGGTGCACCCACTCTAGCTGAGTGAGCAGTGCTTTGGTTCAGGCGTCACCAAAAAACCAGCCCCACAGTCCAAACCAGGAGAACTGTGCTAGGCCATATCTTCTCAGGAACTAAGGGGCCATGTCTAGGACATGTCTTTTTGGGAGCTAACAGTACCAGCCTGAGCTGAGACTTGACAAAACTACAGCTGCTACAGCTGCACACCTGCACACACACCAAAGCGGGGGCTGACTGCAAATCAATCACTTCATGCTGTAGATATGTGCAGCCCCCTGAGCCCACAGAGTGCTCCAGTACGGCAGGGGCTGCACAGTGGTGAGCTTCTCTTGAGCATGGACCCCACTCCTGGTTATTCCTTGAGGTTCAGAGACCCCTTACCCAGCATCTGATATCTATAATgggataaacaacattttacaTTAGGCCTAAAAGCATAGTGTGTGCTAGCGACATGTATATATCCAGCTACAGCTTAAGTATTAGAAGTGTAGTAAGTAGCAGAATGTTTGTCTACCATGTAACCATCATTTAAATACTTGTTGACATCATCAATTAGATCATCCTTCAATTACCATTTCATTAGAGCTTAATTATCAATTAATTATTGTTAAATAACTGATAAATCACTGTTTAATTATAATTCAATAATTGCTTAATCATAATTTATTTATCAATCATTATAATTTGATCATCAATCATTAATTAAACCTTTTCATTAACCCCAAATTATGACTTCTCTTAATAATTCACCTGTGGCAGTGTGGCTGGGGGTGTGGGGGAAAGGGACAGAAAATTAAACAGATGTGGTGGCTGCTAATGCAGATGTTGCAGCTTTATTCGTATTAATTTATGATtgtaaagaataaaacaaaatgaacaaggAAACAAGATATTACATCTGTGAGCAAAGGCATCTGCTGATAAGGCTGTAAGTTTCCAGCTGGGATAGGTCTATGTAACAATAAAAGTGCAAAACTGTACTAGTCAACAACCAGAATATTCTGATTCTAACCTCtgcttgacagaaaaaaatgtttagtcaCTTTGATAGACAACATTCCTCTTTCAAGAGACCCTGTCTACTAATGTTAATCAGTactgcagactttttttctgtcttcaccCCTTGTGGCTGAGGAATACTCTGTCTTTCTCCCCCGCCACCATGTATGAAACAGACTATTTATCCTGCACATAAAAGCATGGTAATTGGGATGACCTGGTTTGAGGGAATACTGGTGATCTGTTTGAG
The Columba livia isolate bColLiv1 breed racing homer chromosome Z, bColLiv1.pat.W.v2, whole genome shotgun sequence genome window above contains:
- the PGAP4 gene encoding post-GPI attachment to proteins factor 4 — protein: MLHRAWQQYGRWCRWSSPFIHLLTLTVVTFGVLAPLICHRLLHSYFYLRRWHLNPMSQEFLEQNQQEGQAALHYFEKLQVPNASEASGSDAFQPLLLVTIITVQRRNDFHYVLQVASHFHRLLQKCGARCQSHRILLCNVESDPSSHQDVKLLRSFFPMVTRDKTGETPDPRVNQFEKEKQDYIFCLEQSLLVYSPEYVLIVEDDAVPEEDIFAVLQHLLLARFSKSYLRDALYFKLYHPERLQRYFNPEPMRILEWLGLGMFLGPVLNCVYSWATGRPSLSWPIVLFFALYSMALSELVGRHYMLELRRLAPTLYNIVPVTECCTPAMLFSAPSARRALGYLKGMHCRQGFAKDIALYSLLRTKGENAYVVEPNLVRHVGMYSSLRINDNPKLL